A section of the Mesobacillus jeotgali genome encodes:
- a CDS encoding twin-arginine translocase TatA/TatE family subunit — protein MLSNIGVPGLILILVLALIIFGPKKLPEIGRAFGQTLREFKKSTRELTSDVMEEFEDEKKEITKVTK, from the coding sequence ATGTTATCAAACATCGGAGTTCCTGGATTAATCTTAATCCTTGTCTTAGCCCTCATTATCTTTGGACCAAAGAAACTTCCGGAAATCGGCCGTGCATTTGGCCAGACACTTCGTGAGTTCAAGAAATCAACTCGTGAATTGACAAGCGATGTAATGGAAGAATTCGAAGATGAAAAAAAGGAAATTACGAAAGTTACTAAATAG
- a CDS encoding anthrax toxin lethal factor-related metalloendopeptidase, whose translation MRKVFLISVVIFLSFTLLGSSKANMDGVSLNEYPKQSLLYESMDPEAANMAGNLVVLPEDEFDQLEAAKIIGRLTLLPESMIKKAINQNIKVKLFVGDLTDNPTASHLKGVIPRGYTSKRTWDQVPGIGGSRVVLVKIGSSEKGKGHGSVNLELHELAHSLDRHVYDGIREEERFLKIWKHESRLLFPGRAYFLDYPEEYFAESFAMYYIGGVPARLLKEAAPQTYHYIEGLK comes from the coding sequence ATGCGAAAAGTTTTTTTAATATCTGTTGTTATCTTTCTTTCCTTCACGCTGCTCGGCAGCTCAAAAGCCAATATGGATGGCGTTTCCCTTAATGAATACCCAAAACAATCATTGCTTTATGAGTCAATGGATCCTGAAGCGGCCAACATGGCAGGAAATTTGGTTGTCCTTCCGGAGGATGAATTCGATCAATTAGAAGCAGCAAAGATTATTGGCCGGCTTACCCTTTTGCCTGAATCCATGATCAAGAAAGCAATCAATCAAAATATTAAAGTCAAATTATTTGTAGGGGACCTTACTGACAATCCTACGGCAAGTCATTTAAAGGGAGTCATTCCACGAGGATATACTTCGAAACGGACATGGGATCAGGTTCCGGGAATTGGTGGATCAAGGGTGGTCTTAGTTAAGATTGGAAGCAGTGAAAAGGGGAAGGGGCATGGTTCAGTCAATCTGGAATTGCATGAACTCGCACATTCACTCGACCGTCATGTCTATGACGGAATCAGGGAGGAAGAAAGGTTCCTTAAGATTTGGAAGCATGAGAGCCGCCTTCTTTTTCCAGGCAGGGCCTATTTCCTGGATTATCCGGAAGAATATTTTGCTGAAAGCTTCGCAATGTACTATATTGGCGGGGTTCCAGCGCGTCTTTTGAAAGAAGCAGCTCCGCAAACCTACCATTATATTGAAGGACTAAAGTAG
- a CDS encoding DUF2535 family protein — protein sequence MLFKSLEFKNVVGQKVKVVDIPVLEEESPYFFMIKVRLQTFITAIYQERNAKKFYSFKEYLKRVMKWPDYEQLFKSAELKNNA from the coding sequence TTGTTATTCAAAAGCCTGGAGTTCAAAAATGTTGTTGGACAGAAGGTTAAAGTCGTGGATATTCCTGTGTTGGAAGAAGAGAGTCCTTATTTTTTTATGATCAAAGTCCGTTTGCAAACTTTTATTACAGCAATCTACCAGGAAAGAAACGCAAAAAAGTTTTATTCGTTTAAAGAGTATTTAAAAAGAGTGATGAAATGGCCGGATTATGAGCAGTTGTTCAAATCTGCCGAATTGAAAAATAACGCCTGA
- the ilvA gene encoding threonine ammonia-lyase IlvA, with protein sequence MEQKILKEKWVSVEDIIIAYQHLKEIVAHTPLQLNQRLSEKYEAEIYLKREDLQHVRSFKLRGAYYSVRLLWENGLENGVVCASAGNHAQGVAYACRQLGVRGKIFMPATTPGQKISQVEMFGRGFVEIILVGDTFDDSYREARECAEKEGREFIHPFDDENVIAGQGTVAVEILNDCQDSVDFVLASIGGGGLMAGLSTYIKSVSPSTKLIGVEPSGAASMSAAFEQNRAIPLEKIDTFVDGAAVKCVGSKTYDICKEHVDGLVAVPEGKVCTSILELYNEHAIVTEPAGALPIAALDLLRDEIKGKTVVCVVSGGNNDIGRMQEIKERSLLHEGLLHYFIVNFPQRAGALREFLDDVLGPGDDITRFEYTKKNNKESGPALVGIELKNKYEYDRLITSMEKKGFAFMELNKEHQLFNLLV encoded by the coding sequence ATGGAACAGAAGATATTAAAAGAAAAATGGGTAAGTGTGGAGGATATCATTATTGCCTATCAGCATCTTAAAGAAATTGTTGCCCATACTCCGCTCCAATTAAACCAGCGATTATCCGAGAAATACGAAGCTGAAATATATTTAAAGAGAGAAGACCTTCAGCATGTGAGATCCTTTAAATTAAGGGGGGCTTATTATTCTGTAAGGCTATTATGGGAAAATGGGCTGGAAAATGGTGTTGTTTGTGCGAGCGCTGGGAACCATGCCCAGGGTGTAGCATACGCGTGCAGACAGCTTGGCGTAAGAGGGAAAATTTTCATGCCGGCGACAACCCCCGGACAAAAAATCAGCCAGGTGGAGATGTTCGGCCGTGGTTTTGTCGAAATTATCCTCGTTGGAGATACCTTTGATGATTCATATCGCGAGGCACGTGAATGTGCGGAGAAGGAAGGAAGAGAGTTTATCCACCCTTTCGATGATGAAAATGTCATTGCCGGTCAAGGGACGGTAGCTGTCGAAATTCTGAATGATTGCCAGGATTCCGTTGATTTTGTCCTGGCGAGTATTGGGGGTGGAGGCTTGATGGCAGGTTTGAGCACATACATAAAAAGCGTTTCTCCGTCCACAAAGCTTATTGGCGTTGAGCCCAGCGGTGCTGCTTCGATGAGTGCTGCATTTGAACAAAATAGGGCCATTCCTTTAGAAAAAATTGATACATTTGTGGACGGGGCTGCTGTAAAATGTGTCGGCAGCAAAACTTATGATATTTGCAAGGAACACGTTGATGGACTAGTGGCGGTCCCAGAAGGGAAGGTTTGCACTTCGATTTTAGAACTATATAATGAGCATGCCATCGTGACAGAGCCTGCTGGGGCTCTGCCAATTGCTGCTCTTGACCTGCTGAGGGATGAAATTAAAGGCAAGACGGTCGTTTGCGTGGTAAGCGGTGGCAATAATGATATTGGCAGGATGCAGGAAATCAAAGAAAGATCGTTGCTCCATGAAGGCCTGCTTCATTATTTTATTGTCAATTTCCCGCAGCGGGCAGGTGCTTTGCGTGAATTCCTCGATGACGTCCTTGGACCCGGGGATGATATCACAAGATTTGAATATACGAAGAAAAATAATAAAGAAAGCGGTCCAGCTCTTGTCGGAATTGAATTGAAAAATAAATATGAATACGATAGGCTCATTACAAGTATGGAGAAAAAGGGGTTTGCTTTCATGGAATTGAATAAGGAACATCAATTGTTTAATTTACTGGTATAA
- the tatC gene encoding twin-arginine translocase subunit TatC produces the protein MEDKELNLVDHLDELRNRLIVSAVAFIIFFGLGFYFVKDIYHFFVRDLDVKLIVLGPSDIVWIYFMLATIIAIAGTIPVLAIQLWLFVKPALRPIERKISLSYIPALFILFIVGLAFGYFVIFPTVLSFLVELSGDMLVTNFTAEKYFKFIMNMTIPFGVLFELPVVVMFLTSLGVINPYVLVKVRKYAYFILIVISVVISPPDFMSDILVTIPLLILYEVSINLSKVVYRRKLKKEKEWQEKYGDMDEDSDEGSSL, from the coding sequence ATGGAAGATAAAGAATTAAATCTGGTGGATCATCTCGATGAACTGCGGAACAGGCTGATTGTTTCGGCTGTCGCCTTTATAATTTTCTTCGGCTTAGGCTTCTACTTCGTAAAAGACATTTATCACTTTTTTGTCCGGGATTTGGACGTTAAATTAATAGTCCTGGGGCCAAGCGATATTGTTTGGATATACTTCATGCTCGCTACCATCATCGCGATCGCTGGTACAATTCCGGTACTGGCCATACAGTTATGGCTATTTGTCAAACCCGCCCTCAGGCCAATTGAACGGAAGATTTCCCTTTCTTATATCCCGGCGCTGTTTATATTGTTCATTGTGGGCCTTGCTTTTGGCTATTTTGTGATTTTTCCTACAGTTTTGAGCTTCCTTGTGGAACTAAGCGGGGACATGCTTGTTACAAACTTTACGGCTGAAAAGTATTTCAAGTTCATTATGAATATGACCATCCCATTTGGTGTCCTGTTTGAGCTGCCTGTAGTCGTGATGTTCCTGACATCTCTTGGAGTCATAAATCCGTACGTTCTAGTCAAGGTAAGGAAATATGCATACTTTATCCTGATTGTTATATCGGTCGTTATATCACCTCCAGATTTTATGTCAGATATTCTTGTAACGATTCCACTCCTTATTTTATATGAAGTCAGTATTAATTTATCTAAAGTTGTTTACAGACGGAAGCTAAAGAAGGAAAAAGAATGGCAAGAGAAATACGGAGACATGGATGAAGATAGCGATGAGGGATCATCTTTGTAA
- a CDS encoding thymidylate synthase, with product MKQYLELCKHVLDTGVKKEDRTGTGTVSTFGYQMRFNLQDGFPLLTTKKLHLKSIIHELLWFLNGDTNVKYLQENGVRIWNEWADENGELGPVYGHQWRSWTGADGETVDQITELIHTIKNNPDSRRMIVNAWNVAEIKNMALPPCHCMFQFYVADGKLSCQLYQRSADVFLGVPFNIASYALLTMMVAHVCNLEAGEFVHTFGDTHIYSNHIEQVELQLTRDPKPLPQMKLNPDVKSIFDFKYEDFELVNYDAHPHIKGAVSV from the coding sequence ATGAAACAATATCTAGAATTATGCAAACATGTCTTGGACACAGGGGTAAAGAAGGAAGACCGTACCGGTACTGGGACAGTAAGTACGTTCGGTTACCAGATGCGTTTTAATCTCCAGGATGGGTTTCCGCTGCTGACGACTAAAAAGCTGCACCTAAAATCAATCATCCATGAACTTCTATGGTTTTTGAATGGTGATACGAATGTTAAGTATTTGCAGGAAAACGGTGTGCGTATCTGGAATGAATGGGCAGATGAAAATGGTGAACTAGGGCCAGTATACGGACATCAATGGCGCTCTTGGACCGGTGCTGATGGTGAAACTGTCGACCAGATTACCGAGTTGATCCACACAATAAAAAACAATCCGGATTCCAGAAGGATGATCGTCAATGCATGGAATGTAGCAGAAATCAAAAACATGGCTTTGCCGCCATGCCACTGTATGTTCCAATTTTACGTAGCTGATGGGAAGCTTTCATGCCAGCTATACCAGAGATCAGCAGATGTATTCCTGGGAGTCCCATTCAATATTGCCTCCTATGCACTTCTGACAATGATGGTTGCTCATGTCTGCAATCTTGAAGCCGGTGAATTCGTCCATACCTTTGGGGATACCCATATTTATTCCAATCATATTGAACAAGTGGAGCTCCAGTTGACGAGGGATCCTAAGCCATTACCTCAAATGAAGCTGAACCCGGATGTCAAATCCATATTTGATTTTAAGTATGAAGACTTCGAATTGGTCAATTATGATGCACATCCTCACATCAAAGGGGCTGTCAGTGTATGA
- a CDS encoding lysophospholipid acyltransferase family protein, which yields MLRLLACFLYMGGYLLWSIPKLSSLKRLPDDLNPEKKKLLIHETPKHWARTFMALTGSEVEIQGLHHIPEGPVLFASNHEGNFDIPVLIGAIDKPFGFISKIEIKKVPILSSWMEAIDCVFIDRKNRDKAANSIAAGVDLLKNGNSLVIFPEGTRSKGGPIGRFKAGGFRLAKGSGVPIVPISIEGTADIFEKNSRLVKPARIKVIISQPIYNWQYKDKELIAIADEVRDEIVRSRDAKRIAS from the coding sequence ATGCTTCGTTTACTTGCGTGTTTTTTGTATATGGGTGGTTATCTTTTATGGAGCATACCCAAACTATCTAGCTTAAAAAGGTTGCCTGATGATTTGAATCCTGAAAAAAAGAAGCTGTTAATCCATGAAACACCGAAACACTGGGCAAGAACTTTCATGGCTTTGACAGGTTCAGAAGTTGAGATACAGGGGCTGCATCATATTCCTGAGGGCCCAGTCCTGTTTGCCAGCAACCATGAAGGCAATTTTGATATACCAGTACTTATAGGCGCTATTGATAAACCTTTTGGCTTCATTTCAAAGATAGAAATCAAGAAGGTGCCAATCCTGTCTTCCTGGATGGAAGCAATCGATTGTGTCTTTATTGATCGGAAAAATAGGGATAAAGCGGCCAATTCCATTGCAGCAGGGGTTGATCTGCTGAAGAACGGGAATTCCCTTGTGATTTTTCCCGAAGGAACGCGAAGCAAAGGTGGTCCAATAGGCCGATTTAAAGCCGGTGGATTCCGCCTTGCGAAAGGCTCTGGTGTACCAATTGTACCGATTTCTATAGAGGGGACAGCTGATATTTTCGAAAAAAATAGCCGTCTTGTCAAACCGGCCAGGATAAAAGTCATTATCAGCCAGCCAATTTACAATTGGCAATATAAAGATAAAGAATTGATTGCGATTGCTGATGAAGTGAGAGATGAAATCGTTCGTTCAAGGGATGCCAAAAGAATCGCTTCCTGA
- a CDS encoding dihydrofolate reductase — protein MISLIWAMDENRVIGYHNQLPWRLPADLKFFKRITMGHPIMMGRKTFESIGKPLPGRENIIITRDENYQPDGCTVMNSIEEFMAYAKQKDEEIFVIGGAEIFKEILPAADRLYLTMIHHQFEGDTYFPVFDIDKWDLQTREVGPKDEKNPYDYEFLIYKRK, from the coding sequence ATGATTTCGTTAATCTGGGCAATGGATGAAAATAGAGTGATCGGGTATCATAATCAACTTCCGTGGAGGCTTCCCGCAGATTTAAAGTTCTTCAAGCGAATAACAATGGGACATCCAATCATGATGGGAAGAAAAACCTTCGAATCGATTGGCAAGCCACTGCCAGGGAGAGAGAATATTATCATAACACGGGACGAAAACTACCAGCCGGATGGCTGTACAGTCATGAACTCGATTGAAGAATTTATGGCTTATGCAAAACAAAAGGACGAAGAAATCTTCGTCATTGGCGGTGCGGAAATATTCAAGGAAATATTGCCAGCAGCGGATAGGCTATATCTTACGATGATTCACCACCAGTTTGAAGGAGATACCTACTTTCCTGTTTTTGATATTGACAAGTGGGACTTGCAAACAAGGGAAGTCGGCCCGAAGGATGAGAAGAATCCGTACGATTATGAGTTTTTGATTTATAAACGCAAATAG